The nucleotide sequence CCCCTGCTTCGTATATTGAATCGGTGTTCAAATATACCTCGGAGAATAAGTAAGATCCAGTACTCCAACCACTACACGATCAATCATACCAGTGGCTTTTCAGACACTGTACATTGAAAAGTGGTTTCCATCTGACAAAATTGAGACAAACACAAACCCTTCAATCGGTACGGATATTCACATAGTCATGATTGCATCATTATTGTGAGATGACAACCTGCATATCTATATCTTCTTAAGACGAAAGTATTGAAATGGATGAGTGATCACATCAATCGTGAAACCAAAACGTATCATTTTCAAGTGCAAATTTGACATTAGATAGCGAGTAGATTGATAACATTTCCTCTCATAATGATCTCCCACATGTTTCGcaaaaatcatctcatctaaaTCTGACAATcatatacatccatcccGTGCATTCGTCTCTATCGCGACTATCCTGCAATTGGCCCAAAGTCCGCTTCGCAAACCACTCACAAAAACTCCTCCATCACAAAACCATTCTAGTAACTCGCTTCATTGAGGTGTACACCCACAACTCGAGTCAATTAGCCAATCACAACAGTTGATTGAGTAGCTCTTTGTCTTAATGCCTCATCACTTTGTGCTCTATTcatatatttttattcacCAACCCCTAACATCAAATCAGGCAAACAACTTGATTTCCTAGCTAGCTTCTGTGGTCCAATGGTTAGGATTCCACCCTTCCAAGGTGGAGGTTCGTGTTCGATTCACGGCAGttgcaaaatcttttttgggggtttttttggggggtaTTTTGAAAGCGCATCCAGTGCAGCAGAGGTGAAACTCGAGAATTTGAGTACGAAGCAGTGATCTTTGGAGATTTCACTTTTCGGGGGGCCGGTGGGGAGCTGGGTGGTAGAATTGCATCGGCTTATATTCGGGTAGTGAATCAATCAAAGGACCTGCTTTAGGTGGGTGTTCAATTGCATTTtacttcatttcttctccattcgGAGAAATAAACTGTCTTGCATGTTCTTCCGACGGTCATTTTTCATCATacaccacctcctccaagTTTCAGGGTCAGAGATTtgagacgaagatgaagccAGTATCTTTTGGGAAGAGTCGATTGACGGGTTCCAGACCCTGGAAGTGGAGAACCAGATGTCGCAGTAGCTAGCTACATCGTAGTTATTAGTGCATTGGCTTTGGGTTGGGTAGTGAGTGGGTGGGGTTACCTGATGATCGATctcttccaaatccaaaatgtACATCCAAGAATTATTAGAGTTTTGAATACGTTGACATGGGATTCGATAGTTTGGTCTCGTAGATAGTTGGatactttttcaatattcgatattgGTTGTTTGGTATCGGTGCTAGGGAGAGTAgttatctctctatctatctattgggtttgggggctaGTGGGCTGGTGGGCTGGTGGAATTGAATGGTTGGGGGGTCGTGTTATACTGTGcgagtgtgtgtgtgtgtgtgtgtgtatggatgGGTATGTACAAACATGTTTTGAGTAATGTACGAGTGGGTGTGGGATATTAATGCAGATATACAGGTAGATGTATGTCATCCACCACACGGCACCCATCACCGCTCGATAATGGTCGATTTTATATAGTGTTTACTAGATAGATAAGGTCGGTTGcatttgaatgaatatgtatatatatatatgttgaTTCATAGAATACATGGAATATCTATACAAAAAGTTCACCTCCCCTCACTTCACCTCACCAGTTAAGTTAAGTCGCTACCAGCTCATATCTTGAGAACGCGCTCGAGAGTTCGAcaaggtaggtagataggtaggtagatatgtaGATGTGTATCTCCAACCTCGAGAATGTtcttatatctatatctatatctatctatatctacattATCTCCGAGCAGGCCAACTTCCAAAGCAGGCTGCTGGTAtatatgtttatatatatgtttataCAAGTCacgaattgaattgaattgaatcggatgggatgggatcgAATCGAGTAACTCGAAGATAcatgatatcgatatcgatatcgatacaATTTTTTcacagaaaatcaaaatcaaacccaGAATGCGGTGTCAGAACTGCATATCGGTCGTTTGACTTGCTACTTGCTACTTGCTACTTGCTACCTGAAGATTTGTATTCGGAATTAGAAGGAAGGAAGCAAGGCCTGGGCCTGGGTTgataaatgtatatatatatatatacatatatacatgaCTCCTATAGCTAGGGAGTGGTTCGTTTGTAGGTACTAGGTATGAGGTATTAGGTATCAGATAGAACtcagaggaaagaaaagaaatccgTGTTCATTCTTGTTCTGATTCTGGGGTTTCCTCGTATTGGATTCCCTCGAGTGTCTCTCTCTCCGggaatcaatatcatcacaGTGGGAGAATATCGTACAGACACgcattctctcttttctttaaatggttttttttttttggtttatTCATATCTAGGATCTTTTCTAATACCCGCCCCCCcccgccccccccccccccccccccctctctctcttcaaccCGATGACCTGAGGCTTGGTAAAGGATACCTTTTTGGGGGGTATGTTTATTTGCCGTTTAGAACTCCTGGGGccagatacatacataaacGCATTACACATGcacatgtatatgtatgccccctccaactccaaaccaTTCTCAAGCATCCAAACATCAAACTCCAGAAACGCAGAttgccaaaaaaaaaaaaaaaaaaaaaaaaaaaccatcACCAAAGACCTTGATTCTCATTATCTCAACATCTCATCTTTATTTCAAGACTCTatacataaaaaaaaagactttTCTCCTGATCCTTCTACATTCCCTTCCCTATCTCACGCATTTCCATCCCCTCAATGGTTCGTAATCTTCACATCCCTTCTATATCCactcatacatacatacacacccAAACATATTCCTTCCACTCTAGACACGCCAATCATCAAATTACCACACCCACCCATTGACGCCCATCCCATAAAGATAATCATAATATCACACATCTCCCCAACCGTCTCATCCGATGATGTCTTTTCTCCACCGGCGAATTGACTTCATCTTCGACATCGGGCGTTGATCGATTATTATCTCGACGGATGATTTGCCTGCAGAGGTCAATGAAGACTTCATCTACATTTGCtgtttttcattttcattagCATGGGGTTTCTCGCTAACTTCTGTCATCTTTTTCCTGTCTCCCATTCCCACTTTCCGCCATCGACCCTTCATTCTTCACTCTCAAGATCATATTAATCCCAAcaaagaaaagggaagagaaaaaggaaaagagaaaaactCACCCCTCCTCCTAGCACTCGTCTCATAATACGGCGCATTCCCCCAACTCTGACTAACATTAAAAGCCGCCTGTCTACTGACCACACGATCTTGTTCCAGATCACTTTTGTTCCCGACAATCACTATCGGGACATTTTCGTCATCTTTTATACGTATGATGGTCTCGCGGAGTTCGCTGAGTTCGTTGAGGGAGCTTTGCGAGGTGATACTGAAGACGAGGAGGAATCCTTGTCCGGTTTTCATGTAGAGTTCTCTGAAGAGGAAATGTGAGTGGGGGTTTGGGAATGGAGGTGcggaagagagaaatgaaattaGGATTGCTTGGTATGTACCTCATGGCGGCTGAAAAAGTGTTAGTTTGTGTGAGTATGTGTGTGCATCATGTGATGAGGACAATGAGGAGAAGAACTTACTGAATTGTTCCGTACCCGCGGTATCTAATCTACGTTTCTCCATATCAGTATCGTCACCTTGGACCCATAAGATGGCAAGATAAACTCACATCTCCAACATGCATTGTCGTCCCTAGTGTAGCAAAAAGCCGCGTTAGCATCATGATCATGTGTCTCCACCTCCATGCCAAGACGGAGAAGAAAGCTCAAAATACTCACATCAACCTCGATGACCTTGCGGTACGAATCCTCAATCGTTGGATCATAACTTTCGATCCAAATATTCTGAACAAATTGTGCTAGCAGGACACAAATCACATATCAGCATCTTCACTGCGTATTTTGACAACCCCTTCCTGTTCCCGATAATTCCCACGTCTCCATCTCGTTCCTTTTCACGTGTCTCCCCACTTCGaccttcaaaatttcaaccCTCCCCAAACTCAACCTAACTCTCCGGAGGAGAGTGGGTCAAGGTCTCGGCAAGTAAGTAAAAATGATCCTTACCGGTTAGACAACTCTTGCCAACACCACCTTTGCAGAGGAACAAAAATAATTAGCACAATactccatcttcaattgaaacatttctctctctccatatAATCGAACATTCTCTCGAATCGAACAATTAAATACAGAGGGAAGAAAAacaagggaaaggaaaactCACCAGCACCCAATACCACAATGTGATAAGTTCTCCTAAAAATCACCAATCACCATATCAGCCAGCTATCTTTTCCGAACACCCTCCCCAGCATAAAAACTTTACCCCTGATTCATACCTCCGTGCGTTCCATGCACCAACCACCGACCCCAAACCtccaaccaaaaaaaaagatagaaatcaagaaggcaagaaagcaagaatgaatgaaaggaagaggaagaggaagagaaagaaaaaaaaagacctTACTGTGAAGTCCTCGTCGCCATCTTGAATTAATGTCTGATAATCGTCTTTCCTCCTCAAATCCctcttgatatatatctatgcagatgaatagatagataacCCTCGTATCCACGCCTGTACGAATgattttccaaaaattcaaaaattcaaaaattcacaaGAGACGTCCAATATCTAGTGAATTCACTTCTCCCCtctcaataaataaaaaatatatcgcATGCAAAAACAAAATTCCTTCTTCACCACTTTTCACCTTAAGATAAAGCAAAAAAAGTGTCAAGAGATCTCGTAGCGTCAAATgccccccctccaaaaaaaaaatacaatcaGAAAAAAATAATGTATAGAGAgagataaaaataaatcgagTCGTAACGTAACGTTCTCCAAGTCTAGTACAGAAAACCAAATCGGGTTGTAAAAATggcaataaaaataataacaggaataataatagtaatggTCAAAATAAAGGGTCAATAAGCTCAACAGCACTTGTTGGTGGCTTAaggtaatatatatatatgtatatatatatatatgcaagTTGGACGTTGAACGTTGATGTGAGGGAGAGGATCGTTTGAattcgtttcgtttcgtttcgtttgaCGCGTTGCGTGGTGGGCGAGGGAGggttcttctttttgaattcccCGCCAATAAGTTCCCGCTATTAATCTTTCAGGGGTGTGTTCGTTCCGTAGGTAGGGAAGTGTTTGATCGAGTAAGAATGTTCAAGCTTAGTGagtggtggtgggtggtgagTGGTGCAATGGAAATCTTCGCCtttcccccccccaaaaatacCTCGGACTCGGAGGGTTTGTTTATATGGAAGGttggggtggatggatggatggatggatggatatataatatgCAGGTAGGATATACCTGGGTCTAGGTAGGAATGGAAAAGATTCTTGCAGATACGTATTCT is from Botrytis cinerea B05.10 chromosome 8, complete sequence and encodes:
- the Bcrsr1 gene encoding Bcrsr1, which translates into the protein MATRTSQRTYHIVVLGAGGVGKSCLTAQFVQNIWIESYDPTIEDSYRKVIEVDGRQCMLEILDTAGTEQFTAMRELYMKTGQGFLLVFSITSQSSLNELSELRETIIRIKDDENVPIVIVGNKSDLEQDRVVSRQAAFNVSQSWGNAPYYETSARRRANVDEVFIDLCRQIIRRDNNRSTPDVEDEVNSPVEKRHHRMRRLGRCVIL
- the Bcrsr1 gene encoding Bcrsr1, with the translated sequence MATRTSQRTYHIVVLGAGGVGKSCLTAQFVQNIWIESYDPTIEDSYRKVIEVDGRQCMLEILDTAGTEQFTAMRYIPSNPNFISLFRTSIPKPPLTFPLQRTLHENRTRIPPRLQYHLAKLPQRTQRTPRDHHTYKR